One genomic window of Saprospiraceae bacterium includes the following:
- a CDS encoding DegT/DnrJ/EryC1/StrS family aminotransferase — protein sequence MVDLATQYEKIKPEIKAALDEVLDSTIFIGGPKVNAFRQNLEAYLQVKHVIPCANGTDALQIACMALGLQPGDEVIVPAFTYVATAEVIALLQLKPVMVDVYVDDFNINTEAIRENISPRTKAIVPVHLFGQCADMETIMQIASEHHLFVIEDNAQAIGSAYTFKNGTVQMAGAIGHIGCTSFFPSKNLGCYGDGGAMFTQDDQIANQLRMIANHGQSATRYYHDVVGVNSRLDAMQAAILDVKLKYLDAYINARRAAADYYDQAFSGHQALITPYRNAHSRHVFHQYTLRVTNGKRDALKEYLDLKSIPNAIYYPVPLYHQKAYQAYSGGIEKLPVTELLCKEVISLPMHTELTAEIQDVIIGEVLAFLKDS from the coding sequence ATGGTGGATCTCGCCACCCAGTATGAAAAAATAAAACCGGAAATAAAAGCGGCGCTGGACGAAGTGCTCGATTCTACAATATTTATCGGTGGTCCAAAAGTCAATGCATTCCGTCAAAATCTGGAGGCCTATCTGCAGGTCAAACATGTAATCCCATGTGCAAATGGAACCGATGCATTACAAATTGCTTGCATGGCATTGGGACTACAGCCGGGGGATGAGGTGATTGTTCCTGCATTTACTTATGTAGCTACTGCAGAAGTCATTGCTTTATTACAGCTAAAACCGGTCATGGTCGATGTTTATGTAGATGATTTTAACATAAACACGGAAGCCATCCGCGAAAATATCAGTCCGCGAACCAAAGCCATTGTTCCCGTTCATTTATTCGGCCAATGTGCCGACATGGAGACCATCATGCAGATTGCATCAGAACACCATCTTTTTGTCATTGAAGATAATGCGCAGGCCATAGGTTCAGCCTATACATTTAAAAATGGAACTGTTCAAATGGCAGGGGCGATTGGACACATTGGCTGTACTTCTTTTTTTCCATCTAAAAATCTTGGTTGTTATGGCGATGGTGGAGCTATGTTTACGCAAGATGATCAAATTGCCAACCAACTCCGGATGATTGCCAATCATGGCCAGAGTGCAACGCGGTATTATCACGATGTAGTTGGAGTGAACTCCAGACTGGATGCAATGCAGGCGGCCATACTTGATGTCAAATTAAAATATCTCGATGCCTATATCAATGCGCGAAGAGCTGCTGCCGATTATTACGATCAGGCATTTAGCGGTCATCAGGCATTGATCACGCCTTATCGCAATGCACATTCCCGTCATGTTTTTCATCAATATACTTTGCGCGTAACCAACGGAAAGCGGGATGCACTCAAAGAATATCTGGATCTTAAAAGCATACCCAATGCGATTTATTATCCGGTGCCTTTGTATCATCAGAAAGCTTACCAGGCGTATTCGGGAGGCATTGAAAAACTTCCGGTTACGGAATTATTATGTAAGGAAGTTATATCATTGCCTATGCATACGGAACTCACAGCTGAAATTCAGGATGTCATTATTGGCGAAGTGCTTGCTTTCTTAAAGGATTCATAA
- a CDS encoding UDP-glucose/GDP-mannose dehydrogenase family protein, which yields MKISIIGTGYVGLVTGTCFAETGNQVLCLDIDAQKIERLSAGEIPIFEPGLDILFERNVKEGRLHFTTELDQAVAFGDILFLALPTPPDEDGSADLRFILTAAQNIADRIRKYTIVVNKSTVPVGTAEKVYSILSNKLDQNLFDVVSNPEFLREGVAVDDFMKPDRVVIGSQSARATQKMEELYEPFVRQGNPIFIMDLRSAELTKYAANAYLAMRISFMNELANLCDQTGANVDLIRKGIGSDNRIGKRFLFPGVGYGGSCFPKDVRALHKTAQEHNSPFHILEAVMKVNDQQKKLLALKIKNYFKGQLHNKTMSVWGLAFKPNTDDIREAPAMEIINELLDWGIELRVYDPEAMEHMKSIYHQKLYFAKDMYDALDGADALILVTEWNVFRSPDFEEMKRRMKAPVVFDGRNVFEHNRMSELGFEYISMGRH from the coding sequence ATGAAAATCAGCATCATAGGAACGGGATATGTCGGATTGGTAACGGGAACTTGTTTTGCAGAGACCGGCAACCAGGTTTTATGTTTGGATATCGATGCCCAAAAAATTGAACGCTTGTCTGCAGGCGAAATTCCCATTTTTGAACCTGGTCTCGACATCCTCTTTGAGAGAAATGTCAAGGAAGGCCGACTACATTTTACTACGGAACTCGATCAGGCCGTTGCTTTTGGAGATATTTTGTTTTTAGCCTTACCAACCCCACCCGATGAGGATGGGTCTGCTGATTTGAGATTCATCTTAACGGCGGCACAGAATATCGCCGACCGGATCCGAAAATATACCATCGTCGTCAACAAAAGTACGGTTCCCGTTGGGACAGCAGAAAAAGTTTACTCAATATTGAGTAATAAACTTGATCAAAATTTGTTTGATGTCGTAAGTAATCCAGAATTTTTAAGAGAGGGAGTTGCCGTTGACGATTTTATGAAACCGGATCGCGTTGTCATTGGAAGCCAATCTGCCAGGGCTACTCAAAAAATGGAAGAACTATATGAGCCTTTTGTCAGACAAGGAAATCCCATTTTTATCATGGACCTTCGAAGCGCTGAACTCACCAAATATGCGGCCAACGCCTACCTTGCCATGCGCATCAGTTTTATGAACGAACTGGCTAATCTTTGCGACCAAACAGGGGCCAATGTTGATTTGATTCGCAAAGGAATTGGTTCCGACAATCGCATCGGCAAAAGATTTCTTTTTCCCGGAGTGGGATATGGCGGTTCTTGTTTTCCAAAAGATGTTAGAGCACTGCACAAAACCGCGCAGGAACATAATTCCCCTTTTCACATTCTGGAGGCAGTTATGAAAGTCAATGACCAACAAAAGAAATTATTGGCTTTAAAAATTAAAAATTATTTCAAGGGCCAATTGCATAACAAAACCATGTCCGTTTGGGGCCTTGCTTTCAAACCCAATACCGATGATATCCGCGAAGCACCTGCAATGGAAATCATCAACGAATTACTCGACTGGGGTATCGAACTGCGCGTTTATGATCCCGAAGCCATGGAGCATATGAAATCCATTTACCATCAAAAACTCTATTTTGCAAAAGATATGTACGACGCTTTAGATGGTGCAGATGCTTTGATCCTGGTAACCGAATGGAATGTTTTCAGATCTCCTGATTTTGAAGAAATGAAAAGAAGGATGAAAGCACCAGTGGTCTTTGATGGTAGAAATGTTTTTGAACATAACAGGATGTCAGAACTGGGATTTGAGTATATAAGTATGGGCAGACATTAA
- a CDS encoding N-acetyltransferase yields MEQEYYAHPSAVIDESCSIGKGTRIWHFSHIMSGCQIGENCNLGQNVVISPEVILGNNVKVQNNVSIYTGVVCEDDVFLGPSMVFTNVVNPRSAVNRRGQYERTFVRKGATIGANSTIVCGHEIGAFAFIGAGAVVTKDVPAYALVIGNPARQKGWMSAFGHKLVFDAAGEATCPESGEKYKLINGQVDKHS; encoded by the coding sequence ATGGAACAAGAATATTACGCACATCCATCGGCCGTTATTGACGAATCTTGTAGCATCGGAAAAGGTACCAGGATCTGGCATTTCTCACATATCATGTCGGGATGTCAGATTGGAGAAAATTGCAACCTGGGTCAAAACGTGGTAATTTCTCCGGAAGTTATTTTGGGAAACAATGTCAAAGTACAAAACAATGTTTCGATTTATACGGGCGTCGTGTGTGAAGATGATGTTTTTCTGGGACCCTCCATGGTTTTTACCAATGTGGTCAATCCGAGAAGCGCTGTCAACAGAAGAGGTCAATACGAACGAACGTTCGTTAGGAAGGGTGCAACCATAGGAGCGAATTCGACCATTGTGTGCGGACATGAAATCGGTGCGTTTGCATTTATTGGAGCTGGTGCGGTAGTTACCAAAGATGTACCTGCTTACGCATTGGTCATTGGAAATCCTGCCCGGCAAAAAGGTTGGATGAGTGCTTTCGGACATAAGTTAGTATTTGATGCTGCAGGTGAGGCCACATGTCCCGAATCCGGAGAAAAGTATAAGTTGATTAATGGACAAGTAGATAAACATTCATGA
- a CDS encoding transposase — protein MKRKILGYLHVLPFSTRIENQIDLHHSLVILSNKIRWSIFEEEFSKLYSPGMGRPAKPIRLMTSLLILKHLRNISDESVVEQWAENMYYQYFSGEQFL, from the coding sequence ATGAAGCGTAAAATTCTTGGATATCTCCATGTGTTGCCATTTAGCACCAGAATTGAGAATCAAATTGATTTGCATCATTCATTAGTTATTTTATCAAATAAAATTAGATGGTCAATCTTCGAAGAGGAGTTTTCCAAATTGTATTCTCCTGGAATGGGAAGGCCTGCAAAGCCAATAAGATTGATGACTTCATTATTGATATTAAAACATTTACGAAACATAAGTGACGAATCAGTTGTGGAACAATGGGCAGAGAATATGTATTATCAATATTTTAGTGGGGAGCAATTTTTGTAG
- a CDS encoding T9SS type A sorting domain-containing protein yields MLGTKDDFDEWSGSEFDFYHFNRNTGKLSNHQNFKIDSTRSISVGCAFSPSNEILYICSGQVLYQYAIENGQLNARIEIARYDGYLSQLFANIYEPTYFGQLQIGPDGRIYCNPNFIQTRHLHVINRPDKLGMDCDFRQHVIPFISIKKTMPYFPHYRLGPIDGSICDSLRIDNIPWAHWRYDQDTSDYLKFEFTDLSAYEVEEWSWNFGDPKSISNTSNDKNPTHKFSEKGVYEVCLMVKNRNGMDTLCRTVNIGVMVNTEDNNEIPEIQIWPNPCEDYVIINVMDYNPQKIILKLYDLWGMPIELKSLFQGSNYVNLKNLPAGVYVAHVTESGKILSSKKIIKL; encoded by the coding sequence GATTTTTACCACTTTAACAGAAATACAGGTAAGCTTTCCAACCATCAGAACTTCAAGATTGATTCGACTCGGAGTATTTCAGTAGGTTGCGCATTTTCTCCCTCAAATGAAATTCTTTATATCTGTAGCGGACAAGTATTGTACCAATATGCTATAGAAAATGGTCAATTAAATGCGAGAATTGAAATTGCAAGATACGATGGGTATCTGTCTCAATTATTTGCTAATATTTATGAACCAACTTACTTTGGACAACTGCAAATTGGGCCGGATGGAAGAATATATTGTAACCCGAATTTCATTCAAACACGGCATCTACATGTAATAAATAGACCTGATAAGCTTGGAATGGATTGTGATTTCAGACAACATGTAATTCCATTTATTTCAATTAAGAAAACAATGCCATATTTTCCACACTACCGTCTTGGTCCAATCGATGGAAGTATTTGCGACAGTTTGCGAATAGACAATATTCCATGGGCTCATTGGAGATATGACCAGGATACCTCAGATTACCTGAAGTTTGAATTCACAGATTTAAGCGCGTATGAAGTCGAAGAATGGAGCTGGAATTTTGGCGACCCCAAAAGTATTTCTAATACCAGCAATGACAAAAATCCAACGCATAAGTTTTCTGAAAAAGGCGTTTATGAAGTTTGCTTAATGGTAAAGAACCGAAATGGTATGGATACTTTATGTCGTACCGTAAATATAGGGGTCATGGTCAATACGGAAGATAACAATGAAATTCCGGAAATTCAAATCTGGCCCAATCCATGTGAAGATTATGTGATCATAAATGTAATGGATTATAATCCGCAAAAAATTATCTTAAAGCTTTACGATTTATGGGGTATGCCTATTGAACTTAAATCTCTCTTTCAGGGGAGCAATTATGTGAATTTGAAGAACTTGCCTGCCGGGGTTTACGTTGCACATGTTACGGAAAGTGGTAAAATTTTAAGTTCAAAGAAGATCATTAAATTATAA
- a CDS encoding nucleotide sugar dehydrogenase, with product MYEELIEKKEKLAVVGLGYVGLPLALAFAKKMKVIGFDINAERIALMQSGQDPSREIEREAFQHAEMEFTTDVDVLRSAKFYIVAVPTPVDHHKVPDLKPLLSASNSIGQVLKNGDYVIYESTVYPGCSEEDCLPILEQISGLKMGKDFKMGYSPERINPGDKSKPLESILKIVSGSDPEALEEIAAVYGSIITAGVYKAPSIKVAEAAKVIENSQRDLNISFVNELAIIFDKMGIDTREVLDAAATKWNFLKYFPGLVGGHCIGVDPYYLVHKSKQLGYDPEVILSGRRINDRMPAFVAKKLVQLLISKGKNPSECKVLICGITFKENVSDIRNSKVADLFDELRGYSVNVDVVDPHADAEEVKHEYGIEIKDTPESDYDAIILAVAHDIYKKTAPDKFISMMRQEPIIIDLKGLYNKSEVNSTYWRL from the coding sequence ATGTACGAGGAATTGATTGAAAAAAAAGAGAAACTGGCCGTTGTTGGCCTGGGGTATGTGGGACTGCCGCTGGCCCTTGCATTTGCCAAAAAAATGAAAGTGATTGGTTTTGATATCAACGCGGAGCGCATTGCACTGATGCAGTCAGGCCAGGATCCATCCCGCGAAATCGAAAGAGAGGCTTTTCAGCATGCAGAGATGGAATTTACAACAGATGTGGATGTCTTGAGGTCTGCGAAATTTTATATTGTTGCTGTCCCCACACCGGTTGATCATCACAAAGTACCGGATCTTAAACCTCTGCTTTCGGCATCAAACTCAATAGGCCAGGTATTAAAGAACGGCGATTATGTGATTTATGAATCGACGGTATATCCCGGATGTTCCGAAGAGGATTGCCTACCTATTTTGGAACAGATTTCCGGACTGAAGATGGGCAAGGATTTCAAAATGGGTTATTCTCCGGAACGCATCAATCCGGGCGATAAATCCAAACCTCTTGAAAGCATTTTAAAAATTGTTTCTGGAAGCGATCCGGAAGCCCTGGAGGAAATCGCCGCAGTTTATGGTAGTATCATTACTGCAGGCGTTTATAAAGCACCCAGTATAAAAGTCGCAGAAGCCGCTAAAGTGATTGAAAACAGTCAGCGGGATCTGAATATTTCGTTTGTAAATGAATTGGCCATCATCTTTGATAAAATGGGAATCGATACCCGCGAAGTACTCGATGCAGCTGCAACAAAATGGAATTTTTTGAAATATTTTCCGGGCCTGGTCGGTGGCCACTGCATCGGCGTTGATCCCTATTATCTGGTTCACAAATCCAAACAATTGGGCTATGACCCTGAAGTGATCCTGAGCGGTCGCAGAATCAATGACCGAATGCCGGCTTTTGTTGCTAAAAAACTCGTTCAATTGCTCATCTCCAAAGGCAAAAATCCCAGCGAATGCAAAGTATTGATTTGCGGGATCACCTTTAAAGAAAATGTTTCCGACATCCGCAATTCGAAAGTAGCCGATTTATTTGATGAATTGCGAGGCTATTCGGTCAATGTGGACGTAGTAGATCCACATGCAGATGCCGAAGAGGTCAAACATGAATATGGAATTGAAATCAAAGACACTCCGGAAAGCGATTACGATGCCATCATTCTGGCAGTAGCGCATGATATCTATAAAAAAACGGCACCAGATAAATTTATTTCAATGATGCGGCAAGAACCTATCATCATTGATTTGAAAGGCTTATACAATAAATCCGAAGTCAACAGCACCTATTGGAGACTTTAA
- a CDS encoding dihydrofolate reductase family protein: MKKLISFMHISLDGFVAGPNGELNWVKVDEEIFNHVGLRIRGGDTALYGRVTYQMMESYWPTAGDKPTASQHEIEHSKWYGKVQKLVLSKTIENTGLINTTILSDNLPDRINEIKQQPGKDILLFGSPTATHSLIQLNLIDGFWLFVNPIILGQGIPLFVDIQDKIKLKLLSSKSFTSGVVELNYLVDRP; this comes from the coding sequence ATGAAAAAACTAATTTCCTTCATGCACATTTCGCTTGACGGCTTTGTAGCAGGACCCAATGGCGAACTTAACTGGGTTAAAGTTGATGAAGAAATTTTTAATCATGTTGGTCTCCGGATTCGCGGAGGTGACACTGCTCTTTATGGACGGGTCACATACCAAATGATGGAAAGTTACTGGCCTACCGCTGGAGACAAACCGACAGCGAGCCAACACGAAATTGAACATTCTAAGTGGTATGGTAAAGTTCAAAAGCTTGTTCTATCAAAAACAATAGAAAATACGGGTTTGATCAATACAACAATTTTGAGTGACAATCTACCAGACAGAATTAACGAAATAAAACAACAGCCAGGTAAAGACATTTTGCTTTTTGGTAGCCCCACTGCAACTCATTCACTGATCCAATTGAATTTAATTGACGGCTTTTGGCTTTTTGTAAATCCGATTATTCTCGGCCAGGGCATCCCCTTGTTTGTAGACATTCAAGACAAAATAAAACTAAAACTACTCTCTAGCAAATCCTTTACTTCCGGTGTCGTCGAATTGAATTACTTGGTAGATAGGCCATAA
- a CDS encoding ArsR family transcriptional regulator — MLETLITSKTRIRLLHTFFLNAQNEAYLRGLEAELGESTNSIRIELNRLLRARLLLSVTRGNRRFYRANPNHAYFEDLQQIVRKEAGIPEILETLQPFLNSMQAIYLSGDLCKGIPTDIVDLILVGKPDQKSMLKQFSKLEKLKSRKFRFILFNQLKDKRLHKLIEDERPLLLWERKK; from the coding sequence ATGCTTGAAACCCTCATTACTTCTAAAACGCGTATCCGACTCTTGCATACGTTTTTTCTGAACGCCCAAAATGAAGCCTATCTGAGGGGTCTGGAAGCAGAATTGGGCGAATCGACCAACAGTATCCGGATCGAATTAAATCGTTTATTGCGGGCGCGTTTACTCTTGTCGGTTACCCGTGGAAACAGACGTTTTTACAGGGCTAACCCAAATCACGCTTATTTTGAGGACTTGCAGCAAATTGTGAGAAAAGAAGCAGGAATACCTGAAATATTAGAAACCCTGCAACCCTTTTTAAATTCGATGCAAGCCATTTATCTTTCCGGCGATTTATGTAAGGGTATTCCAACGGATATTGTGGATCTTATTCTTGTTGGCAAACCCGATCAGAAATCCATGCTGAAACAATTCTCAAAACTGGAAAAACTAAAAAGCCGGAAATTCCGTTTCATCCTATTCAACCAATTAAAGGATAAAAGATTACATAAACTCATAGAGGACGAAAGGCCTCTGTTGTTGTGGGAACGAAAAAAATGA
- the wecB gene encoding UDP-N-acetylglucosamine 2-epimerase (non-hydrolyzing) gives MKKIIQVVGARPNFMKVAPIHRAILEIPDWDSCIVHTGQHRDVNMSDIFFKQLQLNEPRHFLGVKSGSHTQMTADIMLAFEGILDLEKPDLVIVVGDVTSTLACALTSVRCGIPVAHVEAGLRSWDRNMPEEINRILTDQLSDVLFTTEGSGAKNLLQENIPEHKIHFVGNCMIDSLIRILPFAQHQEHCSRWGLLRGSYALMTMHRPTNVDTEIGLRKIIQIVECILKEIPVVFPVHPRTRNRLMEFGLWTSLEQQKGLFLTEPLGYIEFISLLNDSRFILTDSGGIQEESTFLKIPCLTFRKTTERPVTVEVGSNRMISDLSMESVHRSVLGILTGQTLPSEIPELWDGHAGKRIVEVLLRGKM, from the coding sequence ATGAAAAAAATAATTCAGGTAGTCGGCGCGCGGCCCAATTTTATGAAAGTGGCTCCTATACATAGGGCTATTTTGGAAATACCTGATTGGGATTCCTGCATCGTGCATACTGGGCAGCATAGGGATGTCAACATGAGCGATATCTTTTTCAAACAATTGCAATTGAATGAGCCGAGACATTTTTTAGGTGTCAAATCCGGTAGCCATACACAAATGACGGCAGATATTATGTTGGCTTTTGAAGGCATACTGGATCTTGAAAAGCCGGACCTTGTCATTGTCGTTGGTGATGTAACCTCAACCCTGGCCTGTGCACTAACAAGTGTTAGGTGTGGAATACCGGTAGCACATGTAGAAGCCGGACTTCGGAGTTGGGATCGTAATATGCCGGAAGAGATCAACCGAATCCTTACCGATCAGTTGAGTGATGTTTTATTTACAACGGAAGGAAGTGGTGCCAAAAATCTTTTGCAGGAAAATATTCCTGAGCACAAAATACATTTTGTAGGAAACTGTATGATCGATTCTCTGATCCGTATCTTGCCATTTGCACAACATCAGGAACATTGCAGCCGATGGGGATTATTGCGTGGATCTTATGCATTGATGACCATGCACCGGCCCACCAACGTCGATACAGAAATAGGACTTCGTAAAATCATTCAAATTGTTGAATGCATCTTGAAGGAAATCCCGGTAGTTTTTCCGGTTCACCCCCGAACGCGAAACAGGCTGATGGAATTTGGACTGTGGACAAGTCTGGAGCAACAAAAAGGATTGTTTCTCACGGAACCTCTTGGTTATATAGAATTCATTTCTTTATTGAACGACAGTAGATTTATTCTAACGGATTCCGGCGGCATTCAGGAAGAATCTACTTTTCTAAAAATACCTTGTCTCACCTTTCGCAAAACGACCGAACGGCCGGTAACAGTAGAAGTAGGTAGCAACAGGATGATTTCAGATTTATCTATGGAATCAGTTCATCGAAGCGTACTGGGAATTTTAACAGGTCAGACCCTACCATCTGAAATTCCCGAACTCTGGGATGGTCATGCCGGGAAGAGGATTGTGGAAGTATTGTTGAGAGGGAAAATGTGA
- a CDS encoding acylneuraminate cytidylyltransferase family protein, whose amino-acid sequence MTEILAIIPARSGSKRLPGKNLRYLGAKTLVQYAMDAALESKSLSKIILSSDADVILELSLAYGPQICAIKRPEQISQDDSPAIEYVEHALQEMTMLGHSFPDYVVIIQPSSPFTKGIDIDACIEAMEKLNADCAASVREIEFDLHPSKLKCIQEGKLIPYFENEADKMARHLLQKVYVRNGSVYVSRMQLIQSGSILNNSCAAYIMPPERSLDINDALDWEFAEFMMNKQTINKLNNDF is encoded by the coding sequence ATGACGGAAATATTAGCCATCATACCTGCACGATCGGGATCAAAACGCTTACCGGGTAAGAATTTGCGCTATTTGGGAGCAAAAACCCTGGTGCAATATGCTATGGATGCAGCACTGGAATCAAAAAGCTTAAGCAAAATTATTTTAAGTTCAGATGCAGATGTTATACTTGAATTAAGTTTGGCTTATGGACCCCAAATATGCGCCATCAAAAGGCCAGAGCAAATTTCACAAGATGATTCTCCGGCGATAGAATATGTAGAACATGCACTTCAGGAAATGACAATGTTAGGTCATTCATTTCCCGATTATGTGGTCATTATCCAACCGAGCAGTCCTTTTACAAAAGGCATAGATATCGATGCTTGTATTGAAGCCATGGAAAAATTGAATGCAGATTGTGCGGCCAGTGTCAGAGAAATTGAATTTGATTTACACCCATCAAAATTAAAATGTATTCAGGAAGGAAAATTAATTCCATATTTTGAAAATGAAGCGGACAAGATGGCCAGGCACTTGCTTCAAAAAGTATATGTACGCAATGGATCGGTATATGTGAGCCGAATGCAGCTCATTCAATCAGGATCCATATTAAATAACTCCTGTGCAGCTTATATCATGCCACCTGAACGTTCGTTAGACATCAACGATGCATTGGACTGGGAGTTTGCAGAATTTATGATGAACAAACAAACTATTAATAAACTGAATAATGATTTTTAA
- a CDS encoding helix-turn-helix transcriptional regulator, with translation MKKKNNLKSLDQFVEEQFGKEGTSKRNKLERGFESFKIGVLLQQARIEKGLTQEELAERCGTNKGYISKVENDVKEVRISTLQKIVELGLGGQLKLSIKL, from the coding sequence ATGAAAAAGAAAAATAATTTAAAATCCCTGGATCAATTTGTTGAAGAACAATTTGGAAAAGAGGGAACGTCAAAAAGAAATAAACTTGAAAGAGGATTTGAATCTTTTAAAATCGGTGTATTATTGCAACAAGCAAGAATAGAAAAAGGTCTTACACAAGAGGAATTAGCAGAAAGGTGTGGAACAAACAAAGGGTATATTTCCAAAGTTGAAAATGATGTTAAGGAAGTTAGGATTTCGACACTCCAAAAAATAGTTGAATTAGGATTAGGCGGGCAACTCAAACTTTCAATCAAACTCTAA